The following are encoded in a window of Drosophila simulans strain w501 chromosome 3L, Prin_Dsim_3.1, whole genome shotgun sequence genomic DNA:
- the LOC6738558 gene encoding uncharacterized protein LOC6738558 isoform X9 codes for MNASDKNDNDTDSLGDEQDQEVRQILDSIESLDDVCKTFKSKSVQELNAQKSSEVPKSDQEKGHTSASKYNSNPKPEKLTSEPDPDSEYTRFLKQMSVRYSEFRIASGQVVQQKGQTMDFRDYNYSEYPVCQPSCSWQSFDPMTQDSTSGQREMESSSSSPGQMSQNQYGYGQSLPEAGSRSDETIVNDPSTTSSAPCESPCCSKETCGCCCDIHSSQQSGCFQWDQTYPGQQQHIFPVPMGVDPSTGFPIYCYSTPLNYQGNAMYSMPGMQMDESQRGGGGQNNRETGTKCPTSSASSEENCHSNGDSASFHQSPNNFDMEAFMQKYQKSVQQCYATAQQGIQQSFANAQTQPCFNNFTQGTQQYYNNAGTHSMFASPNQDCQGMQQAFSSSFGAQQYYSNDGLGAQQCFSSSMGMPSPNWFASNTGFMSDSLQNHTVYSSDYKPFSNDGNHFNHFPNGMDIGLASEPCNIYGPAGSPGLVEMGNGGQVYGMGGACEMNMNAYPLSQMSYSSPYSYDMSGGSTPNCIPASGIPMATPQMQASHISSVNPVQQG; via the exons ATGAACGCTTCGGATAAGAATGACAATGATACTGATTCCTTGGGCGACGAGCAGGATCAGGAAGTCCGCCAAATACTAGATTCAATCGAAAGCCTCGATGATGTCTGCAAAACATTCAAGTCGAAAAGTGTTCAAGAATTAAACGCTCAAAAGTCAAGTGAAGTTCCCAAATCTGACCAGGAAAAGGGTCACACGTCAGCGTCGAAATACAATTCTAATccaaagccagaaaaacttaCTTCTGAGCCAGATCCAGATAGCGAGTACACACGTTTTCTGAAGCAGATGAGCGTTCGTTA CTCAGAGTTTCGCATTGCCTCGGGTCAAGTAGTTCAACAAAAGGGTCAGACAATGGACTTCCGGGATTATAACTATAGCGAAT ATCCAGTATGCCAACCTTCGTGTAGCTGGCAATCCTTTGACCCAATGACACAGGACTCGACATCTGGACAAAGAGAGATGGAATCGTCTTCAAGTTCGCCCGGGCAGATGTCTCAAAATCAATACGGCTATGGTCAATCTCTTCCGGAAGCCGGATCAAGATCGGACGAGACCATTGTCAACGATCCCAGTACTACCAGTTCAGCTCCATGTGAGAGTCCTTGCTGCTCCAAAGAGACCTGTGGCTGTTGCTGTGATATCCATTCTAGTCAGCAATCTGGATGCTTTCAATGGGATCAGACTTATCCTGGCCAGCAACAGCACATTTTTCCTGTTCCAATGGGTGTCGATCCGAGTACCGGGTTTCCCATCTACTGTTACTCTACCCCACTAAATTATCAAGGCAATGCCATGTACTCTATGCCAGGCATGCAAATGGATGAAAGTCAAAGGGGAGGCGGTGGCCAGAACAACCGGGAAACTGGTACGAAATGTCCAACTTCATCAGCATCTTCAGAGGAAAATTGTCATTCAAATGGGGATAGTGCTTCATTTCATCAAAGTCCTAACAACTTCGACATGGAGGCCTTTATGCAAAAGTACCAGAAGAGTGTGCAGCAATGTTATGCCACTGCACAACAAG GCATTCAACAATCATTTGCTAATGCTCAAACTCAGCCGTGTTTCAATAACTTTACGCAGGGAACTCAACAGTATTATAACAATG CAGGTACGCATTCAATGTTTGCCAGCCCCAATCAAG ATTGTCAAGGCATGCAACAGGCTTTCAGTTCTTCTTTCGGTGCTCAACAATACTATAGCAATGATGGTCTTG GTGCTCAACAATGCTTTTCCTCATCGATGGGGATGCCTTCCCCTAATTGGTTTGCCAGTAACACTGGATTTATGAGCGACTCTCTGCAGAACCACACAGTATACTCCTCAGACTACAAACCCTTTTCCAACGATGGCAACCACTTTAACCACTTCCCCAATGGCATGGACATCGGCTTGGCCTCCGAACCCTGTAACATCTACGGTCCAGCTGGATCCCCTGGCCTGGTTGAGATGGGCAACGGTGGTCAGGTCTATGGCATGGGTGGTGCCTGCGAAATGAATATGAACGCTTATCCTCTCAGTCAAATGAg TTATTCAAGTCCCTATTCCTACGATATGTCTGGTGGTTCCACACCGAACTGCATTCCAGCATCAGGTATTCCTATGGCTACTCCTCAAATGCAAGCTAGTCATATAAGTAGTGTAAATCCAG TGCAACAGGGCTGA
- the LOC6738558 gene encoding uncharacterized protein LOC6738558 isoform X2, which produces MNASDKNDNDTDSLGDEQDQEVRQILDSIESLDDVCKTFKSKSVQELNAQKSSEVPKSDQEKGHTSASKYNSNPKPEKLTSEPDPDSEYTRFLKQMSVRYSEFRIASGQVVQQKGQTMDFRDYNYSEYPVCQPSCSWQSFDPMTQDSTSGQREMESSSSSPGQMSQNQYGYGQSLPEAGSRSDETIVNDPSTTSSAPCESPCCSKETCGCCCDIHSSQQSGCFQWDQTYPGQQQHIFPVPMGVDPSTGFPIYCYSTPLNYQGNAMYSMPGMQMDESQRGGGGQNNRETGTKCPTSSASSEENCHSNGDSASFHQSPNNFDMEAFMQKYQKSVQQCYATAQQGIQQSFANAQTQPCFNNFTQGTQQYYNNGTEGTHSMFASPNQGMHSMLGSPNQDCQGMQQAFSSSFGAQQYYSNDGLGAQQCFSSSMGMPSPNWFASNTGFMSDSLQNHTVYSSDYKPFSNDGNHFNHFPNGMDIGLASEPCNIYGPAGSPGLVEMGNGGQVYGMGGACEMNMNAYPLSQMSYSSPYSYDMSGGSTPNCIPASGIPMATPQMQASHISSVNPVQQG; this is translated from the exons ATGAACGCTTCGGATAAGAATGACAATGATACTGATTCCTTGGGCGACGAGCAGGATCAGGAAGTCCGCCAAATACTAGATTCAATCGAAAGCCTCGATGATGTCTGCAAAACATTCAAGTCGAAAAGTGTTCAAGAATTAAACGCTCAAAAGTCAAGTGAAGTTCCCAAATCTGACCAGGAAAAGGGTCACACGTCAGCGTCGAAATACAATTCTAATccaaagccagaaaaacttaCTTCTGAGCCAGATCCAGATAGCGAGTACACACGTTTTCTGAAGCAGATGAGCGTTCGTTA CTCAGAGTTTCGCATTGCCTCGGGTCAAGTAGTTCAACAAAAGGGTCAGACAATGGACTTCCGGGATTATAACTATAGCGAAT ATCCAGTATGCCAACCTTCGTGTAGCTGGCAATCCTTTGACCCAATGACACAGGACTCGACATCTGGACAAAGAGAGATGGAATCGTCTTCAAGTTCGCCCGGGCAGATGTCTCAAAATCAATACGGCTATGGTCAATCTCTTCCGGAAGCCGGATCAAGATCGGACGAGACCATTGTCAACGATCCCAGTACTACCAGTTCAGCTCCATGTGAGAGTCCTTGCTGCTCCAAAGAGACCTGTGGCTGTTGCTGTGATATCCATTCTAGTCAGCAATCTGGATGCTTTCAATGGGATCAGACTTATCCTGGCCAGCAACAGCACATTTTTCCTGTTCCAATGGGTGTCGATCCGAGTACCGGGTTTCCCATCTACTGTTACTCTACCCCACTAAATTATCAAGGCAATGCCATGTACTCTATGCCAGGCATGCAAATGGATGAAAGTCAAAGGGGAGGCGGTGGCCAGAACAACCGGGAAACTGGTACGAAATGTCCAACTTCATCAGCATCTTCAGAGGAAAATTGTCATTCAAATGGGGATAGTGCTTCATTTCATCAAAGTCCTAACAACTTCGACATGGAGGCCTTTATGCAAAAGTACCAGAAGAGTGTGCAGCAATGTTATGCCACTGCACAACAAG GCATTCAACAATCATTTGCTAATGCTCAAACTCAGCCGTGTTTCAATAACTTTACGCAGGGAACTCAACAGTATTATAACAATGGTACTGAGG GTACGCATTCAATGTTTGCCAGCCCCAATCAAG gTATGCATTCAATGTTAGGCAGCCCCAATCAAG ATTGTCAAGGCATGCAACAGGCTTTCAGTTCTTCTTTCGGTGCTCAACAATACTATAGCAATGATGGTCTTG GTGCTCAACAATGCTTTTCCTCATCGATGGGGATGCCTTCCCCTAATTGGTTTGCCAGTAACACTGGATTTATGAGCGACTCTCTGCAGAACCACACAGTATACTCCTCAGACTACAAACCCTTTTCCAACGATGGCAACCACTTTAACCACTTCCCCAATGGCATGGACATCGGCTTGGCCTCCGAACCCTGTAACATCTACGGTCCAGCTGGATCCCCTGGCCTGGTTGAGATGGGCAACGGTGGTCAGGTCTATGGCATGGGTGGTGCCTGCGAAATGAATATGAACGCTTATCCTCTCAGTCAAATGAg TTATTCAAGTCCCTATTCCTACGATATGTCTGGTGGTTCCACACCGAACTGCATTCCAGCATCAGGTATTCCTATGGCTACTCCTCAAATGCAAGCTAGTCATATAAGTAGTGTAAATCCAG TGCAACAGGGCTGA
- the LOC6738558 gene encoding uncharacterized protein LOC6738558 isoform X6: MNASDKNDNDTDSLGDEQDQEVRQILDSIESLDDVCKTFKSKSVQELNAQKSSEVPKSDQEKGHTSASKYNSNPKPEKLTSEPDPDSEYTRFLKQMSVRYSEFRIASGQVVQQKGQTMDFRDYNYSEYPVCQPSCSWQSFDPMTQDSTSGQREMESSSSSPGQMSQNQYGYGQSLPEAGSRSDETIVNDPSTTSSAPCESPCCSKETCGCCCDIHSSQQSGCFQWDQTYPGQQQHIFPVPMGVDPSTGFPIYCYSTPLNYQGNAMYSMPGMQMDESQRGGGGQNNRETGTKCPTSSASSEENCHSNGDSASFHQSPNNFDMEAFMQKYQKSVQQCYATAQQGIQQSFANAQTQPCFNNFTQGTQQYYNNGTEAGTHSMFASPNQDCQGMQQAFSSSFGAQQYYSNDGLGAQQCFSSSMGMPSPNWFASNTGFMSDSLQNHTVYSSDYKPFSNDGNHFNHFPNGMDIGLASEPCNIYGPAGSPGLVEMGNGGQVYGMGGACEMNMNAYPLSQMSYSSPYSYDMSGGSTPNCIPASGIPMATPQMQASHISSVNPVQQG; the protein is encoded by the exons ATGAACGCTTCGGATAAGAATGACAATGATACTGATTCCTTGGGCGACGAGCAGGATCAGGAAGTCCGCCAAATACTAGATTCAATCGAAAGCCTCGATGATGTCTGCAAAACATTCAAGTCGAAAAGTGTTCAAGAATTAAACGCTCAAAAGTCAAGTGAAGTTCCCAAATCTGACCAGGAAAAGGGTCACACGTCAGCGTCGAAATACAATTCTAATccaaagccagaaaaacttaCTTCTGAGCCAGATCCAGATAGCGAGTACACACGTTTTCTGAAGCAGATGAGCGTTCGTTA CTCAGAGTTTCGCATTGCCTCGGGTCAAGTAGTTCAACAAAAGGGTCAGACAATGGACTTCCGGGATTATAACTATAGCGAAT ATCCAGTATGCCAACCTTCGTGTAGCTGGCAATCCTTTGACCCAATGACACAGGACTCGACATCTGGACAAAGAGAGATGGAATCGTCTTCAAGTTCGCCCGGGCAGATGTCTCAAAATCAATACGGCTATGGTCAATCTCTTCCGGAAGCCGGATCAAGATCGGACGAGACCATTGTCAACGATCCCAGTACTACCAGTTCAGCTCCATGTGAGAGTCCTTGCTGCTCCAAAGAGACCTGTGGCTGTTGCTGTGATATCCATTCTAGTCAGCAATCTGGATGCTTTCAATGGGATCAGACTTATCCTGGCCAGCAACAGCACATTTTTCCTGTTCCAATGGGTGTCGATCCGAGTACCGGGTTTCCCATCTACTGTTACTCTACCCCACTAAATTATCAAGGCAATGCCATGTACTCTATGCCAGGCATGCAAATGGATGAAAGTCAAAGGGGAGGCGGTGGCCAGAACAACCGGGAAACTGGTACGAAATGTCCAACTTCATCAGCATCTTCAGAGGAAAATTGTCATTCAAATGGGGATAGTGCTTCATTTCATCAAAGTCCTAACAACTTCGACATGGAGGCCTTTATGCAAAAGTACCAGAAGAGTGTGCAGCAATGTTATGCCACTGCACAACAAG GCATTCAACAATCATTTGCTAATGCTCAAACTCAGCCGTGTTTCAATAACTTTACGCAGGGAACTCAACAGTATTATAACAATGGTACTGAGG CAGGTACGCATTCAATGTTTGCCAGCCCCAATCAAG ATTGTCAAGGCATGCAACAGGCTTTCAGTTCTTCTTTCGGTGCTCAACAATACTATAGCAATGATGGTCTTG GTGCTCAACAATGCTTTTCCTCATCGATGGGGATGCCTTCCCCTAATTGGTTTGCCAGTAACACTGGATTTATGAGCGACTCTCTGCAGAACCACACAGTATACTCCTCAGACTACAAACCCTTTTCCAACGATGGCAACCACTTTAACCACTTCCCCAATGGCATGGACATCGGCTTGGCCTCCGAACCCTGTAACATCTACGGTCCAGCTGGATCCCCTGGCCTGGTTGAGATGGGCAACGGTGGTCAGGTCTATGGCATGGGTGGTGCCTGCGAAATGAATATGAACGCTTATCCTCTCAGTCAAATGAg TTATTCAAGTCCCTATTCCTACGATATGTCTGGTGGTTCCACACCGAACTGCATTCCAGCATCAGGTATTCCTATGGCTACTCCTCAAATGCAAGCTAGTCATATAAGTAGTGTAAATCCAG TGCAACAGGGCTGA
- the LOC6738558 gene encoding uncharacterized protein LOC6738558 isoform X4, producing the protein MNASDKNDNDTDSLGDEQDQEVRQILDSIESLDDVCKTFKSKSVQELNAQKSSEVPKSDQEKGHTSASKYNSNPKPEKLTSEPDPDSEYTRFLKQMSVRYSEFRIASGQVVQQKGQTMDFRDYNYSEYPVCQPSCSWQSFDPMTQDSTSGQREMESSSSSPGQMSQNQYGYGQSLPEAGSRSDETIVNDPSTTSSAPCESPCCSKETCGCCCDIHSSQQSGCFQWDQTYPGQQQHIFPVPMGVDPSTGFPIYCYSTPLNYQGNAMYSMPGMQMDESQRGGGGQNNRETGTKCPTSSASSEENCHSNGDSASFHQSPNNFDMEAFMQKYQKSVQQCYATAQQGIQQSFANAQTQPCFNNFTQGTQQYYNNAGTHSMFASPNQGMHSMLGSPNQDCQGMQQAFSSSFGAQQYYSNDGLGAQQCFSSSMGMPSPNWFASNTGFMSDSLQNHTVYSSDYKPFSNDGNHFNHFPNGMDIGLASEPCNIYGPAGSPGLVEMGNGGQVYGMGGACEMNMNAYPLSQMSYSSPYSYDMSGGSTPNCIPASGIPMATPQMQASHISSVNPVQQG; encoded by the exons ATGAACGCTTCGGATAAGAATGACAATGATACTGATTCCTTGGGCGACGAGCAGGATCAGGAAGTCCGCCAAATACTAGATTCAATCGAAAGCCTCGATGATGTCTGCAAAACATTCAAGTCGAAAAGTGTTCAAGAATTAAACGCTCAAAAGTCAAGTGAAGTTCCCAAATCTGACCAGGAAAAGGGTCACACGTCAGCGTCGAAATACAATTCTAATccaaagccagaaaaacttaCTTCTGAGCCAGATCCAGATAGCGAGTACACACGTTTTCTGAAGCAGATGAGCGTTCGTTA CTCAGAGTTTCGCATTGCCTCGGGTCAAGTAGTTCAACAAAAGGGTCAGACAATGGACTTCCGGGATTATAACTATAGCGAAT ATCCAGTATGCCAACCTTCGTGTAGCTGGCAATCCTTTGACCCAATGACACAGGACTCGACATCTGGACAAAGAGAGATGGAATCGTCTTCAAGTTCGCCCGGGCAGATGTCTCAAAATCAATACGGCTATGGTCAATCTCTTCCGGAAGCCGGATCAAGATCGGACGAGACCATTGTCAACGATCCCAGTACTACCAGTTCAGCTCCATGTGAGAGTCCTTGCTGCTCCAAAGAGACCTGTGGCTGTTGCTGTGATATCCATTCTAGTCAGCAATCTGGATGCTTTCAATGGGATCAGACTTATCCTGGCCAGCAACAGCACATTTTTCCTGTTCCAATGGGTGTCGATCCGAGTACCGGGTTTCCCATCTACTGTTACTCTACCCCACTAAATTATCAAGGCAATGCCATGTACTCTATGCCAGGCATGCAAATGGATGAAAGTCAAAGGGGAGGCGGTGGCCAGAACAACCGGGAAACTGGTACGAAATGTCCAACTTCATCAGCATCTTCAGAGGAAAATTGTCATTCAAATGGGGATAGTGCTTCATTTCATCAAAGTCCTAACAACTTCGACATGGAGGCCTTTATGCAAAAGTACCAGAAGAGTGTGCAGCAATGTTATGCCACTGCACAACAAG GCATTCAACAATCATTTGCTAATGCTCAAACTCAGCCGTGTTTCAATAACTTTACGCAGGGAACTCAACAGTATTATAACAATG CAGGTACGCATTCAATGTTTGCCAGCCCCAATCAAG gTATGCATTCAATGTTAGGCAGCCCCAATCAAG ATTGTCAAGGCATGCAACAGGCTTTCAGTTCTTCTTTCGGTGCTCAACAATACTATAGCAATGATGGTCTTG GTGCTCAACAATGCTTTTCCTCATCGATGGGGATGCCTTCCCCTAATTGGTTTGCCAGTAACACTGGATTTATGAGCGACTCTCTGCAGAACCACACAGTATACTCCTCAGACTACAAACCCTTTTCCAACGATGGCAACCACTTTAACCACTTCCCCAATGGCATGGACATCGGCTTGGCCTCCGAACCCTGTAACATCTACGGTCCAGCTGGATCCCCTGGCCTGGTTGAGATGGGCAACGGTGGTCAGGTCTATGGCATGGGTGGTGCCTGCGAAATGAATATGAACGCTTATCCTCTCAGTCAAATGAg TTATTCAAGTCCCTATTCCTACGATATGTCTGGTGGTTCCACACCGAACTGCATTCCAGCATCAGGTATTCCTATGGCTACTCCTCAAATGCAAGCTAGTCATATAAGTAGTGTAAATCCAG TGCAACAGGGCTGA
- the LOC6738558 gene encoding uncharacterized protein LOC6738558 isoform X8: protein MNASDKNDNDTDSLGDEQDQEVRQILDSIESLDDVCKTFKSKSVQELNAQKSSEVPKSDQEKGHTSASKYNSNPKPEKLTSEPDPDSEYTRFLKQMSVRYSEFRIASGQVVQQKGQTMDFRDYNYSEYPVCQPSCSWQSFDPMTQDSTSGQREMESSSSSPGQMSQNQYGYGQSLPEAGSRSDETIVNDPSTTSSAPCESPCCSKETCGCCCDIHSSQQSGCFQWDQTYPGQQQHIFPVPMGVDPSTGFPIYCYSTPLNYQGNAMYSMPGMQMDESQRGGGGQNNRETGTKCPTSSASSEENCHSNGDSASFHQSPNNFDMEAFMQKYQKSVQQCYATAQQGIQQSFANAQTQPCFNNFTQGTQQYYNNGTEAGTHSMFASPNQDCQGMQQAFSSSFGAQQYYSNDGAQQCFSSSMGMPSPNWFASNTGFMSDSLQNHTVYSSDYKPFSNDGNHFNHFPNGMDIGLASEPCNIYGPAGSPGLVEMGNGGQVYGMGGACEMNMNAYPLSQMSYSSPYSYDMSGGSTPNCIPASGIPMATPQMQASHISSVNPVQQG from the exons ATGAACGCTTCGGATAAGAATGACAATGATACTGATTCCTTGGGCGACGAGCAGGATCAGGAAGTCCGCCAAATACTAGATTCAATCGAAAGCCTCGATGATGTCTGCAAAACATTCAAGTCGAAAAGTGTTCAAGAATTAAACGCTCAAAAGTCAAGTGAAGTTCCCAAATCTGACCAGGAAAAGGGTCACACGTCAGCGTCGAAATACAATTCTAATccaaagccagaaaaacttaCTTCTGAGCCAGATCCAGATAGCGAGTACACACGTTTTCTGAAGCAGATGAGCGTTCGTTA CTCAGAGTTTCGCATTGCCTCGGGTCAAGTAGTTCAACAAAAGGGTCAGACAATGGACTTCCGGGATTATAACTATAGCGAAT ATCCAGTATGCCAACCTTCGTGTAGCTGGCAATCCTTTGACCCAATGACACAGGACTCGACATCTGGACAAAGAGAGATGGAATCGTCTTCAAGTTCGCCCGGGCAGATGTCTCAAAATCAATACGGCTATGGTCAATCTCTTCCGGAAGCCGGATCAAGATCGGACGAGACCATTGTCAACGATCCCAGTACTACCAGTTCAGCTCCATGTGAGAGTCCTTGCTGCTCCAAAGAGACCTGTGGCTGTTGCTGTGATATCCATTCTAGTCAGCAATCTGGATGCTTTCAATGGGATCAGACTTATCCTGGCCAGCAACAGCACATTTTTCCTGTTCCAATGGGTGTCGATCCGAGTACCGGGTTTCCCATCTACTGTTACTCTACCCCACTAAATTATCAAGGCAATGCCATGTACTCTATGCCAGGCATGCAAATGGATGAAAGTCAAAGGGGAGGCGGTGGCCAGAACAACCGGGAAACTGGTACGAAATGTCCAACTTCATCAGCATCTTCAGAGGAAAATTGTCATTCAAATGGGGATAGTGCTTCATTTCATCAAAGTCCTAACAACTTCGACATGGAGGCCTTTATGCAAAAGTACCAGAAGAGTGTGCAGCAATGTTATGCCACTGCACAACAAG GCATTCAACAATCATTTGCTAATGCTCAAACTCAGCCGTGTTTCAATAACTTTACGCAGGGAACTCAACAGTATTATAACAATGGTACTGAGG CAGGTACGCATTCAATGTTTGCCAGCCCCAATCAAG ATTGTCAAGGCATGCAACAGGCTTTCAGTTCTTCTTTCGGTGCTCAACAATACTATAGCAATGATG GTGCTCAACAATGCTTTTCCTCATCGATGGGGATGCCTTCCCCTAATTGGTTTGCCAGTAACACTGGATTTATGAGCGACTCTCTGCAGAACCACACAGTATACTCCTCAGACTACAAACCCTTTTCCAACGATGGCAACCACTTTAACCACTTCCCCAATGGCATGGACATCGGCTTGGCCTCCGAACCCTGTAACATCTACGGTCCAGCTGGATCCCCTGGCCTGGTTGAGATGGGCAACGGTGGTCAGGTCTATGGCATGGGTGGTGCCTGCGAAATGAATATGAACGCTTATCCTCTCAGTCAAATGAg TTATTCAAGTCCCTATTCCTACGATATGTCTGGTGGTTCCACACCGAACTGCATTCCAGCATCAGGTATTCCTATGGCTACTCCTCAAATGCAAGCTAGTCATATAAGTAGTGTAAATCCAG TGCAACAGGGCTGA
- the LOC6738558 gene encoding uncharacterized protein LOC6738558 isoform X3 produces MNASDKNDNDTDSLGDEQDQEVRQILDSIESLDDVCKTFKSKSVQELNAQKSSEVPKSDQEKGHTSASKYNSNPKPEKLTSEPDPDSEYTRFLKQMSVRYSEFRIASGQVVQQKGQTMDFRDYNYSEYPVCQPSCSWQSFDPMTQDSTSGQREMESSSSSPGQMSQNQYGYGQSLPEAGSRSDETIVNDPSTTSSAPCESPCCSKETCGCCCDIHSSQQSGCFQWDQTYPGQQQHIFPVPMGVDPSTGFPIYCYSTPLNYQGNAMYSMPGMQMDESQRGGGGQNNRETGTKCPTSSASSEENCHSNGDSASFHQSPNNFDMEAFMQKYQKSVQQCYATAQQGIQQSFANAQTQPCFNNFTQGTQQYYNNGTEAGTHSMFASPNQGMHSMLGSPNQDCQGMQQAFSSSFGAQQYYSNDGAQQCFSSSMGMPSPNWFASNTGFMSDSLQNHTVYSSDYKPFSNDGNHFNHFPNGMDIGLASEPCNIYGPAGSPGLVEMGNGGQVYGMGGACEMNMNAYPLSQMSYSSPYSYDMSGGSTPNCIPASGIPMATPQMQASHISSVNPVQQG; encoded by the exons ATGAACGCTTCGGATAAGAATGACAATGATACTGATTCCTTGGGCGACGAGCAGGATCAGGAAGTCCGCCAAATACTAGATTCAATCGAAAGCCTCGATGATGTCTGCAAAACATTCAAGTCGAAAAGTGTTCAAGAATTAAACGCTCAAAAGTCAAGTGAAGTTCCCAAATCTGACCAGGAAAAGGGTCACACGTCAGCGTCGAAATACAATTCTAATccaaagccagaaaaacttaCTTCTGAGCCAGATCCAGATAGCGAGTACACACGTTTTCTGAAGCAGATGAGCGTTCGTTA CTCAGAGTTTCGCATTGCCTCGGGTCAAGTAGTTCAACAAAAGGGTCAGACAATGGACTTCCGGGATTATAACTATAGCGAAT ATCCAGTATGCCAACCTTCGTGTAGCTGGCAATCCTTTGACCCAATGACACAGGACTCGACATCTGGACAAAGAGAGATGGAATCGTCTTCAAGTTCGCCCGGGCAGATGTCTCAAAATCAATACGGCTATGGTCAATCTCTTCCGGAAGCCGGATCAAGATCGGACGAGACCATTGTCAACGATCCCAGTACTACCAGTTCAGCTCCATGTGAGAGTCCTTGCTGCTCCAAAGAGACCTGTGGCTGTTGCTGTGATATCCATTCTAGTCAGCAATCTGGATGCTTTCAATGGGATCAGACTTATCCTGGCCAGCAACAGCACATTTTTCCTGTTCCAATGGGTGTCGATCCGAGTACCGGGTTTCCCATCTACTGTTACTCTACCCCACTAAATTATCAAGGCAATGCCATGTACTCTATGCCAGGCATGCAAATGGATGAAAGTCAAAGGGGAGGCGGTGGCCAGAACAACCGGGAAACTGGTACGAAATGTCCAACTTCATCAGCATCTTCAGAGGAAAATTGTCATTCAAATGGGGATAGTGCTTCATTTCATCAAAGTCCTAACAACTTCGACATGGAGGCCTTTATGCAAAAGTACCAGAAGAGTGTGCAGCAATGTTATGCCACTGCACAACAAG GCATTCAACAATCATTTGCTAATGCTCAAACTCAGCCGTGTTTCAATAACTTTACGCAGGGAACTCAACAGTATTATAACAATGGTACTGAGG CAGGTACGCATTCAATGTTTGCCAGCCCCAATCAAG gTATGCATTCAATGTTAGGCAGCCCCAATCAAG ATTGTCAAGGCATGCAACAGGCTTTCAGTTCTTCTTTCGGTGCTCAACAATACTATAGCAATGATG GTGCTCAACAATGCTTTTCCTCATCGATGGGGATGCCTTCCCCTAATTGGTTTGCCAGTAACACTGGATTTATGAGCGACTCTCTGCAGAACCACACAGTATACTCCTCAGACTACAAACCCTTTTCCAACGATGGCAACCACTTTAACCACTTCCCCAATGGCATGGACATCGGCTTGGCCTCCGAACCCTGTAACATCTACGGTCCAGCTGGATCCCCTGGCCTGGTTGAGATGGGCAACGGTGGTCAGGTCTATGGCATGGGTGGTGCCTGCGAAATGAATATGAACGCTTATCCTCTCAGTCAAATGAg TTATTCAAGTCCCTATTCCTACGATATGTCTGGTGGTTCCACACCGAACTGCATTCCAGCATCAGGTATTCCTATGGCTACTCCTCAAATGCAAGCTAGTCATATAAGTAGTGTAAATCCAG TGCAACAGGGCTGA